The genomic region cgattaatgaacagccaatcaggagtccgttatagtgaaggaggttaggttgttgatcttttgttttaatatatggtcactgcccgctcgtccccgctccccgggcgcccgcccgcccgcccgcccgcccccctccgattccaccctaccatagaccccgcatttaggccctaccctttttagtgcaggcaatgctttgaattaccgaacatctgcctttgacgtccccgttatgcgctccgaccgtgcgccccgaccagtacgaactgccggtgtaaaagtagaaaatgtcccctggaaaaagtgtccggccctattgtattctgctataataataatatttttatggtcctattatctggtctatcgagaccatgactgacaatgcaatagctcagagattgaagcgcatgatagaatcctttgtttcccggacattctatcctaggacattttaaacttctacaccggtccagtgtaatcgttattgtagtcctctgaagatatcagcccgagtcagcttgcaagcacaaggaaaatagtggaagagtaccctcccctgatccccaccataaacgtgcccgcccacggaccccaaccaccaccacgcctttggctgcacattgatttttttactctctccgcctcatgtttgattggaaatgcccccaagctcaggatgataggcctactttttcctattccgctgggtgatgagtcaaccgaacgtaatcacgacgccaacggaggttcttcgaatgcattgcgaaagtgacgaaatcagcgcctctagtctcAAGATTGCGAAATGCCCCAATTCATTTGTCGTGATATATCGCTTACCATCGGGACGAAATGGATTCTACCAGTAACGataatgatacaggtaatagcatggttaatgaagatttagcaggtatcaatattattgtgaagttttctttacataatcgacattggcggcgtttggccaaccaaaccagccagcccctttcggtacagcctgcatacaatgtcaataacataggcctatgcacatgatgcatcgaatgtaactgaaatgaaatgcatgaacagcaggcagctgctgtgcagactgacagaggtataaagttatttatggacccttgacatttaaaaataagcggaatcttgatttgtttgcttgtttcacctagtataggagatgggtaggcctattactagtATTGGTATTATTATGTTATGTTAGGTGAGCACACTCACTGACACTCACACTCACgggccatcatggccatggccatgcagacgcagtgacagtgtgggctattataaatcacataaactgtgagatgcaaacttgtgatatcgCGATATGGGTAGGTTATCATTAAGTGCATCTCACGGTTTATTATAAGCCCACAGTgtgacgacaatcacaattgaataatgtcgatgccaaaatcatgaaatgcgagTATCGTATAGCAAGGctatagttttgtccaagttgttatgtaatcttggaaatctggacttttactacagcaaatacattacagtcataggcttactctgaaaaggttcctttcaaacttggtacatgtgcaaacaaaattgacatttggattgtgaaaaaaaaggatgcaactgtgactctttcccgtttccctctctctgcaaccaaacaatggagagaataaagttttaatccttctcgtattgttctggacactctccacgcatgcgaggagtttggtcagggtctttctcgaaactgtctattgtactgccacagcgtgagaagatgatggtatggtacaaatgtagatagccatggtatctagcactgcatttacagaagcttagcagcccaccaggccttcatgtaggcctaccggtacattgatttagttaatgaattatgagtgacttcctcacgcacgctgttattgtaactgaaccactgaggaccaggaatggttattaaaagtggacccacaatgattatgatgacagtacagtactgccactttttaaagggtaattaaataagcgccatgtctgcatgacagaaatagtaaaatggggatacaatacaaagcagacctggcgatatattatcgtgcaatgttagcatcattgggaattgccattctaaattttaacttcttcatctttgcgaaaattctggctgcatagcagccatctttgaaatcttttttctgatttcattgccaatggttgtatgcagatgtacaaataatacccaaaagattgaggagcagatacactgccactaaaagtgactgacaataatcttcagattggggcatgtgacctctttgctagaccgtctgacccagatttgtttgccttctcttttacaggctgcaccagcaagtaggcctgaggcaacttctcaacctgtgaacaacaggaagtcagtcaaagctaaggtatgtgtgtgaccaagtttccataaccgaattctttttagaccttgagattgttcagacttaacttgtcatgtccaatctgtcatcatgactttatgggaaaacctgtggcatgtttgtcaaggttccgcagcaaaacatccccatagcataatgctgccacctccgtgcttcacagtcagtacggtgttctttggatcccccccccccgttttgccAAACGTACTGCTGGTAGTTGTGGCCGAAGACttcgcttttagtctcatcagacCAAAGAACACTCCTCAAGAAGGCTCTGTATTTGCCCACATGTTCTCTCGCAAACTTCAGCCTTGCTTCCCGGTAGCGTTTTTGAAGTAAAGGCTTCTTTCTTGCCCTGCAGCCTCGTAGTCCACTACGATGCAAGACCTtctggacagtggacagtgacacatttgtctttgtagcttctaattcctggcagaggtgtttcttggtcgtctcggggttaatgtgcacctttctaaccaatgtgggcTCATCTTTGGCTGTCAGCTTGCGCTTTCTTCCTGACCTTGGTAAGGTTGCTGTTGTCCCTGGGTCGTCCCTGTACTTCCGCTTTATTGTCTGAACTGACgcccgtggcatatcaagctGCTTGAAAATGGCTGTTAGTGAAGTACCAGACTGGTTCAAGTGGACAGGCGACTCTATCAGATCTTGAGAGTACTCCTTTGACTTCCCATGATGGCTCTAAGCTGGCAAATTACCTGAGCAGAAACCCAGTCCCTTTTATACtgctacagtggcgccacctgagctatgacataatcatgatgGTCAACAGGTAGTTGAGACAAGATAAAAGCCATTGTATAACATATTTGCCCACCTCAAGGCCAAACAACTAGTAGATAaggtaggtgtatgtaaacttatgacactctgaaatatgcattgttttcaaatagagctcataaaaacaatgaaattaatgaaacagaagtatgttttttagttgatgacgagatgtgatgatagacttcctgtaaactatatactattcccgcgttctgtagttgcagagaaagagacagggttatatcatcctttgaattgtatgtaaactttcgagcacgactgtactctctaatttttgccttggcctccagaaataatagtgtattttcaaattctttcttatcaaacctgagtgtgtgttattattgcaccaccaatatccaatttgataaccagtacgcatgtacccaatggtttggttgtctaattttctaattgtaatttctaattctagtgtaaaagtcaatagttcccttttttgtcatggtaatgttgtgggcattttctattcttggctcacatgggtgagctaatatccttacgatttcatcttgtccagcattgttggctttgactttgtctgtcgttaagcacttttatcatataccctaagtgcagtgatctggcagacgtatatgataaatagaaaactgcacgagtgtctgatccgagtatccagattgcagtcgatgattttctacgcaggtcgagagcttttcaagccgtagaaaatcatctcgtgcaatctgtatacatgtactcggatcagacactcgtgcggttttcttattgtacatgtacatgtaagaagcactatcaatggaaacaggtaccactttttttcagaaaagaaaagccagcaagggaaaagcaagcaaggcgaagggtaagaaatttttattagattcaagttgccgtgttggaaataacagtggtcataagatatatagaaaatgtagcacttgtcttcatggcatcattgcatcacatcatcaggaggataggatttttgatagaaatttgcaaccataagctgatttagaaatttgcaaccataagctgatttagaaatttaatttgcggagcaaaaacaaacagttatgtgatatttccattgaaataatggactcctcggagtgcatgatgcaatgagattacaaagaaacatttagccaaatgttcagttgttgaaaggtttaatgaggaactgacccctgtatcctcatatccaatcggggggggggggggacaatttggtcgcatggccatcagaatgaaatgtaattgacttattttgcaggagactattgcgcagctgagagaatagacaactacgaccccaaaaacaacaCGTATTACATAAAGTGGCAAGGATATGATGCGTCCCACAACTCATGGGTAAAAGCGGAAGACGTAacttctcctctcatctcttcttacaaagaaaaattaggtaaatcatgattgaaaggattatggctgtgtgctccatgcagttgatgttgtagtggttgtgagtcaggctgatgcagcagtttcttggaggtagtgcccaattcgaacaactgtagcttatcacataattatcgtttatcagaattgtggagtcaaaaggaaggattgacaatcaatttattgaaattccttcagatgatacattaaaagatgtcataaaactcacctgtccattcaaaaggcttttgtattgcaattacagaacggtttctattcaataaaaacacttcgctggtgagaaaattgttgggaacacttcaaagcagtggaagtctttggttcaaaggcatctcaaaccagtatgaggttgcagcatgaatgcagtgtaattgagatttgcttgttttcttcgccttaattccatatattttggtagtgtacccttgaagaaaatgatatgatgtcgtgtgatactaatatctgaataatagtggttcttttaatttcctctattttaggtttcggaacgcacaagaagtgatgcacctcatgtctttcgattgttgaaaaaattgatgtgaatttgtgcaaatcctcccgcctgtgtttttttgttcagtggaattcacgtatttcggtattccttcttcacctccacgcattattcattctgacataaactcacatgatcacttttgatgaaagattacataatggataatattgaaTTCGCACAAATATAGTACAAtgtaaacttatcatatctttcaaaggtctcattaaaagtaaatgtaagttacatgtacatatactgtggaattattgttttttcagacaatctgtggctgttgtatacatgtatcattcaataaacgtggcgtttttcatattattagatacatatatagtcttgcctttatctttgctacctcccagcgacttgactacatgtattataagggaccatctcaaaagtattttgaagcctaaaagactacgggtaagtcatttagtctttttgagtgtggtcacacccaagaccaagtgacttgagtcatttttgcttcaaaaaacatgtacctgtgagatggtccctgaatTCATACCTTGAGACAATATCCAGAACGGCACTTAATACTGAGTTTCTCTTGAATTGGCATCAATAGAGAAGTCTGGCTACATGTGCTAGGATTGCAAATTACAgcgtactttacatgtacattggacttggagcctccctcggtggatacctctctaataaggacaccggtgctgaattggtttgggtggaattccacaaccaggacgcctttcaattgcagacgatattggagtgtcctaacagcaaggtaacactttacttagacaacgtcacgtccaacaagaatacacctgccacatacggaaatactgcctttgaagacatcattcagaatgtttgggttacttaaggatttgtcacacccacccagaatatacacaagatgtcattgaaaatgcttaaaaaaatgtcacatcccacctgaatacgccgaacgtatggaaataccgtctctgaagacattatccagcatggtcggtttactttattcgacacaatgtcacattcaacctgaatacgcctgatcgtatggaaataccgtctctgaagacattatccagcatggtcggtttactttcgacacaatgtcacattcaacctgaatacgcctgatcgtatggaaataccgtctctgaagacattatccagcatggtcggtttactttcgacacaatatcacatcccacctgaatacgcctgatcatatgaaaataccgtctc from Lineus longissimus chromosome 19, tnLinLong1.2, whole genome shotgun sequence harbors:
- the LOC135503210 gene encoding uncharacterized protein LOC135503210; this encodes MPQFICRDISLTIGTKWILPVTIMIQAAPASRPEATSQPVNNRKSVKAKKRKASKGKASKAKGDYCAAERIDNYDPKNNTYYIKWQGYDASHNSWVKAEDVTSPLISSYKEKLGFGTHKK